tttttaGTTGGCTTAGAATATCTGCCATTGTATGGCAAATATTCTATATATTGGTCAAAagagtttacatttttcatgtgtAATTCTACAGTAAAGATTGTGAGGGGATGAATTTATGATTAGTGACTTTGAGGTGCTGCTGGTGAAGGCTTGTTCATCGTATGTCGGAGTTGTGTTCACGACGATTATTCATCGACTATTGAGTACTATAAACCGACACCAATGCAACGCGGATATGCCGACAAACATTGCAGCTTTCAAACTTTCCTGACATTTTGCTGAGCATCCACGACAGTCAGTGCCATGCGCACTACTTCGGTGATCGACTGTACGGATTGCTTACCGGTAATCTATATTTTCCTTACGATAGTTTCTGCAGGGCTAGTATTGTATCGTTTCATTGACAGCATTGTGTAATAAGAATATTGTCAATGACTATTCGCCAATGTAAACGCTGATGGTGTGTGATAGCTTGAACACTTTTAACACAGACGATTACTGATGTGATGTGAGATTAACACTGTTATATAGTGTGTACCAGTGTTGAGATGTCAGTCATGCTTTGTGTGTATACTATCAGATGTGCATGTATAAGTGTGGCCCACCATGATTAGTGACCTAATCTACGTGTCGTTGTAGAGTATCATCGTTTGCTAGAGCCAGAATCGTAGACGTGAATTGGAGGCTTGACTACAACATTAAAGTTTGTGTATTTTCCTTACTTGAGTTTCAGCTAATGTGTTTAATATGTTTTAACACCATAGAGTGCTGCTATATAGTTGTACCATTTATCATAAGTTATCTGCTCAATCGATGCCGAAAGGGTGGACAAATCTCAATGCAACAAACACTTAAGCAAAGTCAATTTTACTATTTACAAAATCGTTTTTGTATGATTCGCTGTTTatcatttcatatattttttctattgtgCTTATGACAAGAGCCATGATCTACTTGCAGACCAATCAGGAAGATAAAGTCAACCAGCTATCGTACCTGGTCAATATTCTTACGCAGGTAAGTTGTGTTTTCTTTCGCTTTTTTTGAGTTACCGTAAGAtattgcatactcatcatattttcGCCTTTTAGGAACCTGGAGTGGAGGAGGTTAAAACAGTAAGTTTCGAGTGTACGTTAGAGCAGCTGCAGGACCTTGTTGGCAAGCTGAAGGATGCTGTGCGCTGCGTGGAGAAACAAGTAACAACTTAATTCATTGGCTAACTCACCCATATTGACTGTTTACCTTTGTCTTGCTAAGAAGCATGAAGTCATACCATTCCAGTCTGCTTCCTcaaattattctattattaagCTGCAATCGTGTGAAGCTCAAGCTATTGTGTTTTTATTAGTCCAGGACATGCCTTCATACATTATTATCTATGACAACTAAATATTAATTATGTTTATTGGAagtaattttgaaacatttgttACAATTTAATACATTAGATGCGCAAATTCTCTTTAATCTGGCTATGGTAGCAAGGATAGCCCTTGACATGATATGATGGAGTATACttattaaaataaagtattATTTATCCAAATGTCATTTCATTTAGTGATAAACCAATAAATTTGAATCGTCAAAATGTTTATTCTTTCGGCAAGTGAGATTATGTCATCTCTACTTGCAGCTTATCTTCAATGTTGTTTTTTAATGTTGCCTTCTCTCTTTCTGATGAGAGGCTTATGTGGGTATCCTCAGCGGCGTCCTTTTTATCTTGACAACTAGGGCTATTTATGATAACATAAATTGGATGATTAGTTTCTCCTTTACTCCAAGACTTGAGCTGACAAGATGTAAGGAAAGAGTTCTCACTGATGTTCAATTCCTTCCCTGTCTGTCAATATTGCTAAGTCATGTTACACAAACGTTATGGGAAACATTGAGAGGAAATTTTCAGTCCAATTAGCAATAAGTAAATGCATCACGATTTTGCTTCGTGTTTCAAATACACTATTCGAGCCAAACATGTTATCAGAATTGAAACCAGAGTTGAGCCAGACTTCGCAGTCGATATGAATTGTCACAGCTGTCATAATTCACCAACCAATTCATTGATGAGGTTTGTACCCAGGTTTAGCAGTGATAACAGAGCTAGCTATAAGTATGTCAGTCAGCTAGAAAGTTGTTCAACAGGTCATGAATCCTACATTTCATATTCTACGAGTATGGATAATAATACTATACATCAATAAGTACAAGTAATATGTTCCAATGTTCTTTTAAATAAGGCATTGTGGTCAAAATTTGTGCATGTGAAGACAACTTCAACTCATGTCAACCAAAATTACCACTGTAATGCTAGTCATTTAGACTGACGACTGGACAGTTTTGAAAGGCTTCAATTCAAAGAACTCTTGCAGCAAATCAATATAAACTTCAATTTTGAAAGAATATTTAGGAAGTATTTACCAAATCTTTCTTAGCCTGTTTGCCATATAACTCCTCCAGGGAGCCAAGAGACTGCGAAGATTTGAGTAAAGGTCTGTAAAAGCTGCCAGTCTGAGTAAATTTGCCAAAGTTTGCGTCCGGCATCTGTTTTGTCAAGCTATAACTTCCTCGTTTGTTGCCAGACTTTAGCCAATGAGGCATACGAAGGTTAGGACTCGTTGTCAGCGACCCTCTATCTACATCTTCCCCTTGTCGCGAACATGGTGCCTAAATCGTTGCCAGCATGGGTTAAGTTGAGCAGTATTCTACTTTGTTTTATTAATGTTGCCAAAAAGAAAATCAAATTTGGCTGTTTATTTACAGAACAATATAATTTCAAGTGTTTTTGGGGGGAGgtgttaaacaaaaatgtttatcaaatgctgcaaaacaaatgttttcttCAAGGTTATCTGCTAAACAAGCAATTTCAACCATTACATGCATGTCAGCCACTGACTAATATTGCAAGTGCACTAATCTATCTcttattggagcatttctagtttTTCAAATCTAATTAGATTTGAATGATTGGCTGATTATATTCCACATTGGTTTTAATTAGTTAATGAATAAACAAGTGATTGACTGCATAAGGTGAAAAGTGAAAGGTGGCCAAACACAATCTCTGTTTATACAATGTCTGTTATTTTTTTACTAAAGCTTTACTGGAAATACTGCAAATAAATTGTtacaaaaaaagaaagaaattgCTCATAGAATTGGCAATATGTTCAAATGATTGCATGATAGAGCCAATTATGAATATGACGAACTTTATCAGAACTGTATCAATGAATTAGTATTTTCATCAGAGGTGAAAACAACAAAAGTACTAtatctacagcaagttcatggTACCATTTTAGTGCTCCAAGTCATTTTATTGGATGGCTTCAATATTTTCTCTTTGAACCTCGGAGTGGACCAGAGATGAAAAGAGGAATTGCTCAAGCTTTTTTGTTACAGAAAACGGCAGGAGCAAAATGCAGCCTTTGTAATACTCAGTTAGATTGAGTACCTCAAACAtgatagacctattaactatataatTAATAGTTCTATGACCACAAAGATTAGATTGGTGATCCACACCATAGAACATTATAACTGAGCCGTTGTATCTTTGTTGAAAGCAGACGCAACGTGTCCTCGCCTTTTCCCCCAATTTTAATGTTTTGGCACCAACCAACAAAAGTAGCCTCCTTGGTCCTTTGGTCTCGATGTAACTTAGAACGCTTGATAAATCTTCAGGCTCTTTGCTATGATTATAAACTTGTTCAtctaaaatttcatttttagctCCTGCGTAGTTAACTCACGCCATTTTTCCTGTAATCCTGCATTTTTACTCATCCTAAATGCCTTTCTAGTTTATGTTAATTTCGTTTTGTTTAGCAAAATATGACACAAAGGCTCGCAAATTTATACACAGTTGCTGCTGAGCGCAACAGACTCTTAGGACCAACTTGTTTCTGAAATCAAAACAAATATGACACCATAACTACATCTATTTGCTATGTTATATCTAGTTTGCGTATATACACTAGTGAAAATGTCATTAACATAAGTCATGCAGTTTCAGCTGAACTCTTGTGTTACTATAACCGAAAGAATGAATGCATACCTAGACAAGCTCAGCAACTCAGTTTCTAGCCTGTTGTATGTCTTGTAATACTAATTTAGAAACTCACATTAGCCTTTTGAATCCAACTAAAATTTATTGTTCTTTTCCTGagagtttaaataaaaagttggtGCGCATTCCTGCACCAGTTAGTTTTTATTTGATGTAGAAGGTCTCTCAGTTGAGAATGTTAACGATGTCGATAAATAAAAGTTACTCTGACAAAACTTGCTGCCTGCATTGCTGAACAGGTTCTGTACTCCGTCAGGGGCTCAGCTCACCTACCCCCCCTCCGACTAGAAACTTACAGCTCTATATATACCCAACAAAAGATATAAGACACAAAGACAAAGGGAACTCTGTACAGCGTATAAAACAATGCGTTTCTTGGAACCATATAAAATGCAACATACTCTCAGAATCGTATAAAAAACCATTTATTCTGAGAATATACTAATAGGAATTAAAAGGAGGAAATCCGTGTGCTCTGAGAAACCCAAATTGTTGCACAATAAACATGGCACACATGGTAACCTGCTGAGTTTACTTGAGTCTGAAATATCCAAATTGACACAAGATACCTGACACAGGATAAGATAACCTCTAAAAAACTCTCTAATTAAAAAGATTGTAACAATACTTACCCGTCTGTTCACTAAATCTGTGGCTACAGGTTCAACTTTGTAGGGCAAGATGAGAATTTCCTGATTTATCCTTTTCCATTTTGTCACAATTGGGAGACAGACCAGCTTAATCTCAAATAAGGCTAGTGCCAAGCACAAGATGTTCAAAGGTGCGTAACAAGCATATACTAACGTTCGCATCGCGTCAGacttgaaaaactaaaaaagcaaaacaattgTAATAAATGGCAGGTCTGTTGATGGTAGCAGGTCTGTTGATGGTAgcatatttttatatgaaataagTTAGTGATCCAGCAAGGCATTCTGCTTTCACTAAGAATTGAACTAACActtgcgtgtgcgtgtgtgagtTGTTTTATTGCGTATAATTTATAAGTGAAACAGAAAATAACACAAAGTACAAACATAAAGGGAAATGGAATGTCTGATAGTTCAAGCTTACAGCAAGACAGCCATGCTGGCAATTTGCAGAAGAATAAACGTAGTTATGACATCACACAAATGAGCGAACACCGGCAGCACCACCCACAAGTGCTCTGCCAGCTTCACTTTTATAACACTTGAAGCCAAGACATGAAGGGTAACTCGATATTTGTCGAATAATTTAGCTGCAGGGAACAACATCGATTTTCAACTTTTACTAGTTTcaaagtattgtattttaaaagtATTGCTTGTCTTTAGTCTTGGTACAGTAGCTATTATCAATTAACACATTTTAAAAATCAACatctttaaaaattttgataaaatgcAGCGCAAGCCGGAATTCAAAAAGCATTTTAATCCGCATTATTTTTAAGGAAGAAAAGCTATTAATTACTGATGCTATAATTAAAATAGTccttacatatttttttataatagcaAAATCTTTTTCAGGTTTGTTGAGCCAGTACAGCTTCAAAATTCTATTTCCTAAATTATGTGAGGGTAGAAAAATGTATAATACAAGTCAATCATTGTTTTGGTGTCAAATATCTTCTCACATGACGTACAGTATCATCAAAAACAGTTAACAGTGTAGTTCACTGGTTGATTTTGTAATATGGCTATCTTGTAATAATTATGGTTAATATggctataattttattatatgggGTGCTTATACATACAAGAATAAGGCCCCATAAGATAGCTTGGTTCCCAAGCTATCAAAACGAAAACTTTGTCGTATGATTTTCGTAGAATCTATTCACATGTCTTGAACTTTTTATATTCTGTTTTTGTGTACCTCTCTATATGCTGTATTTGgaacaaaatgaaataaacagcTTTTAAGAAGTTCATTAGCAAGCTTTAGTTTTCCTTTACCACTTTTGGAATCTCGTAGCCTAGCGAGTGAAATGAGTTGATTTGCAGAAATGTCagaaagcatatatatatacatgtattattattgttatatattgttaatatctgttattatctataattGTTATACATTctcatttattgttattattcattatgACTATCttccatttttattattactatttttttaCCATTAACATTATTTTAATGTCCCAGCACTAGCTAATGTATATTTCTGCTATTGACCCAGTCCCACCAGGCTGGAATGGACATGACCTTTCTGAGTATATTCGCCGATCTATGCAGCCTGCTTGTACTTTACTTCAATTCCCAGTGCCATGAAAAAATTATGGTCAttcttagtttttatttttatctattaCTGATATCTATTATTTCTGTCTATTATtctatataccctacaggatcaAAATATTCGATGGGTTTAACAATTAGCGAGTTCGCGTACAGTAAaatccgcgaattattaaaattcgcgaataattagttttaattttaacacaagagagaataacaactacctcaaattaaaaactagccgctaggcagagttAGTAAATGTAGCTGAGATCCAAACTCTTTTGAAATCTTCGCCGGGGCTCTGAGTCATGCCCATTGCCAATgtatcacacttctttacaaaagttttcaaggttgtcacaagttattcggaattcGGCAGGGcgtcatcatcgcaaaaaagtTCTTGCAGttctttaaattgaaaaaactcataacttacaaCAATTTATTGGTTCACCAAAAGCCTCTAAATcaatgaacattcatgaaaacctctggatgcTGCCAaagatttatagcttagcatgatcgacataaaACTCTCAGCTAAATAGAAGCCTAAACACGTGGTATACGCACATGAAGGTTtgactctattgctagctgctttcatggattaatttattcgcgaatgtgttcatccgcgaataatttgTTCCACGAATATCcttgaaaagacaattttcacgaaatttaactccgcgaataatttcatcctgtagggtaactACAtattattatccattattgttATCTATTGTTAATAATTCTTATagttatcttttattattttctatattattattggcCGTTATTCGTCCGTCTATCCGCTTTTTTGCCACAAAGCAACCTTTATCTCCAACTGGTACAATTATGCTGGGTCTTTCCAAGTTAGCCATTTAAgtcagttggttagagtgtcagttTAGTACGCTGCATGTCATGGGTTTAAGCCCCCTTATTGACTAACATTTTGGTCATCTCATTAATAGCATGTATAGCATTTTGGGATTGCGTGAAATTTTGGATTTTGTgtgtataactatatatacgCAGAATGTACAAATATGATAGGTTTCCACACACTATGAGAAGGACAATGCAAGGTTTCAAACATGAAGCAGAGCATATGTGTAGCTACATGTACGATACAgtaaatacatttatgtatacgCATGAACACTTTTTAGAGATAATAATTTCGTTGTTGATGTATCATTTAAGGGAAGAGCAGCTATAAACCAGTCCTACTCCAACAATACTAATACATACTACAGAGAATTTGCTGTCTCCACAGAATATGATTTTCCACCAGCAAATGGATCCCCCAATTATGAGAAGACAGCAAAATAGAAGGAGTAGATGCAAGACCTCATCACAGCTTATCGAGACCATTTGCCACTGAAAAAGAATTCATGATAAAATTATTCCAATAGTTTAGAGCTACCAACGTTTGCTTTTGTTCAGCAAGACTTGCacgcaaattattttttaagctTTGCAACTAATAATTAACTAGAAACTACAAGTAGCTTGAAATTTTAGACTTGGAACGCCACGGGTACAGCCAGCATATGTGAACAAAGAGTCATCAGGTGTATTGTAAAAATGGTGAATAAAGTAGCAAAAAGTGACATCTTGATGCCAGTTAAACAGATAATAGTGATTGTGTGAGCAATCACTCAAAGATCGAGTATGTTTGCTGAGCTTACAGCAAGCAGAGGTTAAGAGCCATCGTTGCACAAGTGgatctgtgatcttggctggacatgtctgggTCCAGTGGCAACAAAACCTCAACAATTAAAGACATGCCCATGTCTTTAATTGACATGTTGATGAAAGCAATtcaaggttggatgtcattgcTGTCACCACCAGTTGCCTTTGTTGGGCATTGAACTCCCAACCTGTAGTTTGCAGGTCAGGAAATCTAAAATCTAGTCCACTAGACCAGAGCTATTTtctaattaataataataataattaagaaATATACtgttatgtaaaataatacaaactTAAATACTTGTATACCTGACAGATTATTAACACTTCCAGTTTTGCATGGCTAAACCAAAACCAGGGACACCATATTGATGACTTGTCCACACATCAGCCAAATGGTTGTCTTTTGATGCTTCTAATATTAAGGAAGCCACATTTGTTTACCATTTCTATTTATGCACGATTCAAAGTCTTCTCTTCCCGATGAACAACTTGATGAATGTTTCGAGTTATTCACCAAACCATGTGCACAACTTAGCTGTAAACTCGTCTTCATTATtgtgattattattactattattattctattattcaCACTGATAtcacaattaaataaaaataaaacaagtaatTGGACACCAGCTCCTCTAATGATAACCTTACGGTATTTCCTTCAAAATACAAGAGTAACTTTTTGACCAAAAGTATTAAGTTGTTATAATTTTGAGAGCAGAACTTGGCTACAATGACAGTATGTTACTAGCATAAAACTACATATAATCCAGCGGAAAAGGCTGATGCTATGTCCGTGAAAAAGAGCGTCATTCAAAAGAGAATGCATAAAAAAACCAAAGATTGAAGAGATCGGCCGCAAGCAATCGTCTCCAAAGTAGAAGCACGCTGTTGTACTTTGGAAGTCTTACCATGGGTACAGCAAATTGACAGGAAGTCAAATAA
Above is a window of Watersipora subatra chromosome 3, tzWatSuba1.1, whole genome shotgun sequence DNA encoding:
- the LOC137391476 gene encoding COMM domain-containing protein 3-like isoform X2, with the translated sequence MELGKDTHSESKALTQSAHKNAVFALTSFTADCARLDVSLEEIGAIFEEHRCSPTRVQLYLDAYTKYKDSVRAVLSRVSSFARARIVDVNWRLDYNIKTNQEDKVNQLSYLVNILTQEPGVEEVKTVSFECTLEQLQDLVGKLKDAVRCVEKQVTT